The nucleotide sequence cttggatttattaatcgcagcgttagtaacaagacacctggtgtggttctcaagctatatcttgctctagttaggccccatttagattatgcagttcagttttggtcgccatattatagaatggatataaattcacttgaacgtgtccagcgtaggatgactaagttaattccccaaattagaaatctttcatatgaagaaagattaacaaagcttaagttgcattcactggaaaggcgaagagttaggggtgacatgatagaggtttacaagtggatgaatggacataaccggggggatattaatagggtattaaaagtatcaacacaggacagaacacgaaacaatggatataaattggataagtttagatttaggaaagacttgggtaaatactggttcagtaacagggttgttgatttgtggaaccaattgccgcgtaacattgtggaggtggggtccctcgattgtttcaagcacgggttggacaagtatatgagtgggattgggtggttatagaataggagctgcctcgtatgggccaataggccttctgcagttacctttgttcttatgttcttatgtacattTAAACAACTATAAACAGCTGTTATGCTGTTTACAGACGaccagtataccagaatattgtgatcgagtgtagagagaatgttaagacattataaaaaatgggtataaagcaagaatcatgtggatcccttcacatgtgggaatactgttgaatgaggcagTTGATGAAATAACGAAGAAAGCCTCTGAAAAAACTATTGTTGGTGTATGTCAGAAAATTTTAAAACAAATAAAGACAAGAAACACAATGATccaagaggatgaagaaaaaCTTAATAGAATGCCAATGGTGGACAGCACTAACACATTTAAGAATTatgcaataataaatacaaattcgtccttcacttatggtagaagaaagtctacttggaaggattcaatttacttaAGATTaagaggatacaaatatatctggtaaTATGGTGTTAAtgtagtgaaaaagataaggtgtgtaaattatgtagtatgccgcacgcccacaccttagatcaatATGTAGTGTCTACATATTGATAACTatataaataaggaaataagtggcGTACCACatgaaattgtttggatgtgtgataatggtataatagataAAATATCAAGAATTCTAAGATACAAGCATATTATCCCAAGTAACACATATATgatgtgcttactatattaaccggcAATGTTAAATGTGATTCTTGAATTgtgatttgtgcgccccttgagggacttaaagtagagagagggaaggggaggggaagaaaaagcctaagctactctatcctattGAGATGCATTTTCTTGTCTCAGTAAACGCACTTGAAAATGAATAGCTATTACAACAGCTATTCTTGCAGTTACAACAGCTTGCCCGAAaagctatgcatactagtggctttacctctaactttaaatcaaacagaatgtttgtactgtaactgcaactatgtatgtacttttcctaaacaaattattattattattattattataacacttATCAACAACTTCAAGGGTGCTGCACAGAATCGTTGTCCGATGCGCAGTGATATTTGCTTACTTCTaattgatgataataataataataatgtcttcCGAAGCATTgtattatttgatgattttttattccatatattttAAAGGGGATATATTATTATTCTGATAAGTGTAATTTTCTGTTTTGCTCTAGCATAGAATAATTGAATAAATAATATAATGAAACTTTGGTCTCATTCACAGGATAATATCAATTGAAACaataaatattataaaattattcaagtatttaaacaaatataattgtaacaagcaaaaaaaaaaaaaagagcaaaATTAACACTCCTTACGAGTGTGAATTTTATATTTGGAGTATTTAAACAAATATAATTGtaacaagcaaaaaaaaaaaaaaacaagcaaaattCACACTTCTTACGAGTGTGAATTTTGTTCGTTTGTGAACGAGGAGGGAAGATAGTAATTTACATATAATTCTGTTGGTCTTTATTACAAGGAACACTTTCTTAATGTTGGGAACGCGGTATTGACAGGAATTAGGTAATTGAGATATATAATAGGTGGACAGAATTCATGGTGTTACTATTTTATCTCCTGTGTGAAACACATAGTCACACCAGTTAAAAGGTTAGTAAAAGAAAAAGTCATCGCACACACGTGGTAGCTGATGCAATCGCCCGGCTATCCGTCTCTAGGAAACTTCTGGCATTCACCTACTAGAAATAAATATTGTTAGTAAAATTAGTTTCCTAACACAACGAATTTATCTTGTGGGGGCAGGGGTAATAATTTGGGTGTCAGAACTTCCGACATATGGTACatcgatcaaaactgaactgcatgatctaaatggagcctaaccagagccagatatagctgaagaataacaccaaGTGTTTTATTACTTTTGGAGCGAGTAtaatattgggataatctactcgctttaTACTAAAGCTTCAATAAATAAATCTcaatgtcctatttgccttatttcgtcaACAGATCACCGTGAGCAGCGATTTTCCTTCTTTCTAATGTTCTAATTCAAAACTTTGAACTAAAATGAGCTAAGCAAGAAGAGGTTCCATAAGTATTTATTTATGTGATATTGATACATCGAacatgtgatattggtacattGAACACGTGGTATTGATACATAGAACATGTGATATATTCAGGATGTCCTAAAAGTAAGTTAAAGGCGGTGCTAGTGAGGTTGTTCAGCTGCGTTTCCACAagtatggtggtgacagtgtcgacGTTCATCACCGTCAGGGGCTTAGTTACCTCCAATAGCTGCACGTCAATCATTACCAGCTGCAGGGCTGGTACCGTCACCTTCTGGACTGTGACGCTGGTCACGGGAACAACATTGGTCTGGAACACGGTGTTGAGGATGACCTGGTTGATGGGCAACGACGCTTGCAACACCTCGATCTGTGACATTCTGCCTCTCGTCCTAGAACTGCACAgtcttggagacgggacagaccaGTGGCCGTCGCTTGTAGTAAAGGGCAGCGGCCAGCTGCACAAGCACCGCTAGGTAGATCACAACCTTAGACATGAAGTATGAGCCTAATGACTACCTGGATCTTTCACAACGTTTTCTTTACCCTTGTACTGTGAAACAAAGTGTAGTATGACCCTAATCACTCACTGAATTTTCCACAGCCTTTTCGTCAGTCTTATAATGACGGTACTCAGGCTTGAGTTCCCACATATTTTTGTATGGATGTTTAACATTATAGTCACATAGTTCCTTCAGGATCTCCTTTAGATATGTGATTGGTTGTCGGGTAATCTTGTGGAGATCCTTAATATTGTAATACTGATGCTTTTCAAATGCAGCAAACAACAACTCCATGACCTTATCCTTATCATCACGAATCATCTTGCCTGCTGCCTTCTTCTTCTGTTCTAAATGAACATTTTGTTTATGATGTGATATAGGCTTATAGACATTGAAGGGTCTGTCAATAAGCTTTACCGTGTGAAGAGGCTTGGCAGCTTTCTTCACAGCTTCCTTTTTCTGATTGATATAGTAGTCGTCCACTACAGGCTGACATTCTAGTTTGTGGATGACTTGTCCCTCCAAGTACAATTGCTGTGTCTCGGGAGCTGCAGCAGCCGAGCTACTGCCAGGATCTGGTTGAGAAAGAACTCCGAGTGTCATTTCCTTAAGACTATGAGAGATTACCTTGTGCTCCCGAGGAATTTTGCCGTCCTTCATGGTGTGTTCGCTTGACTTAAAGGTTATTGTTGGACGTTCACCAGGAACCCTGGTAATCTTAAGCTTCCCAACGTCATGGCCAGCACAGTTTGCCCATTTGTCCCCCAAATATTTAGGTACCTTGACCAGCCACAGCCCACGGCTGCAATTCGTAACATCTAAATCCTTCTTAGACTGTTGACTCATGATGGAAAACACACAAGAATATGTAGTTACGTGACCACTTTATAAAACGTCTTTCCGACACGTGCCAGTGTTTCAGAAAGTATCTGGAACACGGCTGGTGAAACTGGAACCAACCCGCGGCGGCCCAGGGTTATATAGCTGCTACCTCAGGTGACGAAGGTTGCTGGATGATGGAACTTGTTTCTTTGTATTTTTTCTATGCAAATAAATATTCAAACgtttaagaacataagagtaaagtcgactaaggcagcgtcttggatcatcccgggcgtaagttcgaacccctCATCACTGACCTTGTGGATtcgtttatttgatgcatcacgctattgtgatttatgtgtttaTTTATTCATAAGAATAAAGTTAAACTGAcaatacaagacatgtatgtttatacatgtgcatgagtagactatacaagacatgtatgtttatacatgtgcatgagtagactatacaagacatgtatgtttatacatgtgcatgagtagactatacaagacatgtatgtttatacatgtgcatgagtagactatacaagacatgtatgtttatacatgtgcatgagtagactatacaagacatgtatgtttatacatgtgcatgagtagactgtacaagacatgtatgtttatacatgtgcatgagtagactgtacaagacatgtatgtttatacatgtgcatgagtagactgtacaagacatgtatgtttatacatgtgcatgagtagactgtacaagacatgtatgtttatacatgtgcatgagtagactgtacaagacatgtatgtttatacatgtgcatgagtagactgtacaagacatgtatgtttatacatgtgcatgagtagactgtacaagacatgtatgtttatacatgtgcatgagtagactgtacaagacatgtatgtttatacatgtgcatgagtagactgtacaagacatgtatgtttatacatgtgcatgagtagagtgtacaagacatgtatgtttatacatgtgcatgagtagagtgtacaagacatgtatgtttatacatgggcATGAGTAGAgtgtacaagacatgtatgtttatacatgtgcatgagtagagtgtacaagacatgtatgtttatacatgtgcatgagtagagtgtacaagacatgtatgtttatacatgtgcatgagtagagtgtacgagacatgtatgtttatacatgtgcatgagtagagtgtacgagacatgtatgtttatacatgtgcatgagtagagtgtacgagacatgtatgtttatacatgtgcatgagtagagtgtacgagacatgtatgtttatacatgtgcatgagtagagtgtacgagacatgtatgtttatacatgtgcatgagtagactgtacaagacatgtatgtttatacatgtgcatgagtagactatacaagacatgtatgtttatacatgtgcatgagtagactatacaagacatgtatgtttatacatgtgcatgagtagactatacaagacatgtatgtttatacatgtgcatgagtagactatacaagacatgtatgtttatacatgtgcagagtagactatacaagacatgtatgtttatacatgtgcaatgagtagactatacaagacatgtatgtttacaCATGTGCATggagtagactatacaagacatgtatgtttacacagcgtgcatgagtagactatacaagacatgtatgtttatacatgtgcatgagtagactatacaagacgtGTATGTttaatacatgtgcatgagtagactatacaagacgtgtatgtttatacatgtgcatgagtagactatacaagacagtgtatgtttatacatgtgcatgagtagactatacaagacagtgttatgtttatacatgtgcatgagtagactatacaagacgtgtatgtttatacatgtgcatgagtagactatacaagacgtggatgtttatacatgtgcatgagtatacTATACAAGAcattgtatgtttatacatgtgcatgagtagactatacaagacctgtatgtttatacatgtgcatgagtagaactatacaagacatgtatgtttatacatgtgcatgagtagactatacaagacatgtatgtttatacatgtgcatgagtagactatacaagacctgtatgtttatacatgtgcatgagtagactatacaagacgtgtatgtttatacatgtgcatgagtagactatacaaggacatgtatgtttataacatgtgcatgagtagactatacaagactgtatgtttatacatgtgcatgagtagactatacaagacatgtatgtttatacatgtgcatgagtagactatacaagacatgtatgtttatacatgtgcatgagtagagtgtacaagacatgtatgtttatacatgtgcatga is from Procambarus clarkii isolate CNS0578487 chromosome 54, FALCON_Pclarkii_2.0, whole genome shotgun sequence and encodes:
- the LOC138352568 gene encoding general transcription factor IIF subunit 2-like, producing MSQQSKKDLDVTNCSRGLWLVKVPKYLGDKWANCAGHDVGKLKITRVPGERPTITFKSSEHTMKDGKIPREHKVISHSLKEMTLGVLSQPDPGSSSAAAAPETQQLYLEGQVIHKLECQPVVDDYYINQKKEAVKKAAKPLHTVKLIDRPFNVYKPISHHKQNVHLEQKKKAAGKMIRDDKDKVMELLFAAFEKHQYYNIKDLHKITRQPITYLKEILKELCDYNVKHPYKNMWELKPEYRHYKTDEKAVENSVSD